In the Sus scrofa isolate TJ Tabasco breed Duroc chromosome 6, Sscrofa11.1, whole genome shotgun sequence genome, one interval contains:
- the PSKH1 gene encoding serine/threonine-protein kinase H1 isoform X3: MGCGTSKVLPEPPKDVQLDLVKKVEPFSGTKSDVYKHFITEVESVGPLKAGFPAGSQRANPCPGAPTTGRTEPPSEPPRRARVAKYRAKFDPRVTAKYDIKALIGRGSFSRVVRVEHRATRQPYAIKMIETKYREGREVCESELRVLRRVRHANIIQLVEVFETQERVYMVMELATGGELFDRIIAKGSFTERDATRVLQMVLDGVRYLHALGITHRDLKPENLLYYHPGTDSKIIITDFGLASARKKGDDCLMKTTCGTPEYIAPEVLVRKPYTNSVDMWALGVIAYILLSGTMPFEDDNRTRLYRQILRGKYSYSGEAIYCKQDYPSTPPHTGCVTCSLFHIN; the protein is encoded by the coding sequence ATGGGCTGTGGGACAAGCAAGGTCCTTCCCGAGCCGCCCAAGGATGTCCAGCTGGATCTGGTCAAGAAGGTGGAGCCCTTCAGTGGCACTAAGAGTGATGTATACAAGCACTTCATCACAGAGGTGGAAAGTGTTGGCCCTCTCAAAGCTGGCTTCCCAGCAGGCAGTCAACGTGCCAACCCCTGCCCTGGTGCCCCCACTACCGGCCGCACAGAGCCTCCCTCAGAACCACCACGCAGAGCCAGGGTGGCTAAGTACAGGGCCAAATTCGACCCACGCGTGACGGCCAAGTATGACATCAAAGCTCTGATTGGCCGAGGCAGCTTCAGCCGGGTGGTACGTGTGGAGCATCGGGCAACCCGGCAGCCATATGCCATTAAGATGATTGAAACCAAGTACCGGGAGGGGCGGGAGGTGTGTGAGTCAGAGCTCCGTGTGTTGCGCCGGGTGCGTCACGCCAACATCATCCAGCTGGTGGAGGTGTTTGAGACACAGGAGCGCGTGTACATGGTGATGGAGCTGGCCACTGGTGGAGAGCTCTTTGACCGCATCATCGCCAAGGGTTCTTTCACTGAGCGTGACGCCACTCGGGTGCTGCAGATGGTGCTGGATGGCGTCCGGTATCTGCACGCACTGGGAATCACACATCGAGACCTCAAGCCTGAGAATCTGCTCTACTACCATCCAGGCACTGACTCCAAGATCATCATCACCGACTTTGGCCTGGCCAGTGCCCGCAAGAAGGGTGACGACTGCCTGATGAAGACTACGTGTGGCACACCCGAGTATATTGCCCCTGAGGTCTTGGTCCGCAAGCCCTACACCAACTCCGTGGACATGTGGGCACTGGGCGTCATTGCCTACATCCTGCTCAGTGGCACCATGCCCTTTGAGGATGACAACCGCACCAGGCTGTACCGGCAGATCCTCAGGGGCAAGTACAGTTACTCTGGAGAG